A section of the Sporosarcina sp. ANT_H38 genome encodes:
- a CDS encoding cell wall metabolism sensor histidine kinase WalK, with amino-acid sequence MFKKMPIRLRLTAMMVILLTICCVGLTAILNFSADRMVEIIDATLVLPAQEVSIEGSVIENPPMPLTVITPTPSEGTQRAKTDFHYESIFYMLLVIVGGGVLTYYVSGKVLKPLDALNSQIKNRTVHNLAETMDIPPTNDEIAELTQSFNEMTDKLNDAFMMQSRFSANAAHELRTPLAVLKTKVDVFKKKNVHSTEEYDALITVFEKQIRRLSELVFTLLDMTNMNGEFEDESICFKDILEDIVSELTHIADKKDVKLYLDCDESVVNGNTDLLYRAFYNLVENSVKYNVDRGHVMIQAKSEKNQLKVEIKDTGIGIPEEMKNNIFEPFYRVDASRSRELGGVGLGLSIVQSVINKHKGKIEVTDNENGGTCFKITLSKIGNLKGFE; translated from the coding sequence ATGTTTAAAAAAATGCCAATTCGACTGCGACTTACTGCAATGATGGTTATCTTATTAACGATTTGTTGTGTAGGACTTACAGCAATTTTAAATTTTTCTGCTGATAGAATGGTGGAAATAATTGATGCAACCCTTGTATTACCAGCGCAAGAGGTTAGTATAGAGGGCAGTGTTATTGAAAATCCCCCAATGCCATTAACTGTTATTACGCCTACTCCATCTGAGGGTACACAAAGGGCAAAAACTGATTTTCATTATGAAAGTATTTTTTATATGCTTCTCGTCATTGTCGGTGGCGGCGTCTTAACATACTACGTATCGGGCAAAGTGTTAAAACCACTTGATGCACTAAACAGTCAAATTAAGAACAGGACTGTGCATAATCTGGCGGAAACGATGGACATTCCACCAACCAATGATGAAATAGCAGAGCTTACACAGTCTTTTAATGAAATGACGGATAAGTTAAACGATGCTTTTATGATGCAAAGTCGATTTTCAGCTAATGCGGCTCATGAACTTCGAACGCCACTTGCAGTATTAAAAACAAAGGTTGATGTATTCAAAAAGAAAAACGTACATTCCACGGAAGAATATGATGCACTCATTACTGTTTTTGAAAAGCAAATACGGCGATTATCTGAGCTTGTATTCACCCTTTTAGATATGACAAATATGAATGGTGAATTTGAGGATGAATCCATTTGCTTTAAGGATATTTTAGAAGATATTGTTTCCGAACTTACTCATATTGCGGATAAAAAAGATGTTAAACTATATTTGGATTGCGATGAAAGTGTTGTTAACGGAAATACAGACTTACTTTATCGGGCGTTTTATAACCTTGTTGAAAACAGTGTCAAATACAATGTGGACAGAGGACATGTCATGATTCAAGCTAAGTCGGAGAAAAATCAGTTGAAAGTTGAAATCAAAGACACGGGAATTGGTATCCCTGAAGAGATGAAAAATAATATATTTGAGCCGTTTTATCGGGTGGATGCATCACGCTCTCGTGAATTGGGCGGTGTAGGATTGGGACTTTCCATTGTGCAAAGCGTCATAAACAAGCACAAAGGAAAAATTGAAGTTACGGACAATGAAAACGGCGGTACTTGTTTCAAGATCACATTGAGTAAAATAGGTAATCTAAAAGGCTTTGAATGA